A single genomic interval of Arachis duranensis cultivar V14167 chromosome 7, aradu.V14167.gnm2.J7QH, whole genome shotgun sequence harbors:
- the LOC107496868 gene encoding GDSL esterase/lipase At4g26790, with translation MRKTVTKQFTKHMVRITYLALSWLLLSALLTIMVTIPTSEANSGNVPAVIVFGDSTVDSGNNNMIATVLKSNFRPYGRDFEGGQPTGRFSNGRVPPDFLAEALGVKSSVPAYLDPAYNIEDFATGVCFASAGTGYDNATSHVLNVIPLWKELEFYKEYQVKLREHLGVEKANHIIREALYLMSLGTNDFLENYYIFPTRRAQFTVTQYQDFLLGIAENFIRELYALGARKLSITGLVPMGCLPLERATNIFGDHACNEKYNNVALGFNAKLENLISKLNRELPQLKAISANAYDIVDDIIKRPSTYGYEEVEKACCSTGTFEMSYLCSDQNPLTCTDASKYVFWDAFHPTEKTNHIVSDYLLPKILANFI, from the exons ATGCGCAAGACAGTGACGAAACAATTTACCAAACACATGGTGCGCATAACATACCTGGCATTGTCATGGCTACTACTCTCGGCATTGTTAACGATTATGGTTACCATTCCAACCTCGGAGGCAAACAGTGGTAACGTTCCAGCAGTGATAGTTTTCGGAGATTCAACGGTGGATTCGGGAAACAACAACATGATAGCGACGGTTCTGAAGAGCAATTTCAGGCCATATGGGCGTGACTTTGAAGGGGGACAACCAACAGGAAGATTCAGTAACGGAAGGGTTCCGCCGGATTTCCTCGCGGAGGCGTTGGGGGTGAAAAGTTCAGTTCCGGCGTACTTGGATCCTGCATATAACATTGAAGATTTTGCCACTGGTGTTTGTTTTGCTTCTGCTGGAACCGGATATGATAATGCTACTTCTCATGTTCTT AATGTAATACCATTGTGGAAAGAATTGGAGTTCTACAAGGAGTACCAAGTAAAATTGAGAGAGCATCTTGGAGTAGAGAAGGCAAATCATATCATAAGAGAAGCTTTATATCTTATGAGCTTAGGAACCAATGATTTTCTTGAGAATTATTACATTTTCCCAACTAGAAGAGCTCAATTCACAGTTACACAATACCAAGATTTTCTATTGGGAATTGCTGAGAATTTCATTAGGGAATTGTATGCACTTGGAGCAAGAAAATTATCCATAACTGGCCTTGTTCCTATGGGGTGTCTCCCATTGGAGAGGGCTACAAATATCTTTGGTGATCATGCTTGcaatgaaaaatataacaatgtGGCTTTGGGGTTTAATGCCAAGTTGGAGAATTTGATCTCAAAGCTTAATAGGGAACTGCCACAATTGAAAGCAATTTCAGCAAATGCATATGACATAGTTGATGATATCATTAAAAGGCCCTCCACATATG GATATGAGGAGGTAGAGAAAGCATGTTGTTCAACAGGAACATTTGAAATGAGCTACTTATGCAGTGACCAGAATCCACTTACATGCACTGATGCCTCCAAATATGTCTTTTGGGATGCCTTCCACCCCACAGAGAAGACGAACCATATTGTCTCAGATTATTTGCTACCAAAGATTCTTGCAAATTTTATATGA
- the LOC107496832 gene encoding protein FAR-RED IMPAIRED RESPONSE 1-like: MQDLSNAAALSSTIDSAALSSAHNVAGVHSFRMAESQEERAASEGPPLCTSPSRNSLMEVDIVEPLVCVASEVSENLSNKQENLAADVAEHGHKSNNLSDVMDVGSEEMEPSDELPDHGNLQEDEIPRVGMRFAQLQMAHDFYVSYAKKPGFATKIRTTTFDKITKAPINQAIHCNRDGIRESRVKAPTQKNTISAAVCKARIYLKFDKDVQDWVLFKVDLTHSHPCSPRKAVHYHEYRQLTMHAKCVIKDNDEAEIRPNKTFLALSNEAGGPSNLGFSEKDLRNYITARLRNSNVNADVREMMSYFMRMKDINPNFFYAVKLDEECKFKSAVWVDARCRASYEYYGDIISVDSTYSTDYFVSFVGVNHHGKSTLLGCALLGNEEIGSYEWVFSQWVKCMGTAPKCIITDQC; the protein is encoded by the exons ATGCAGGATCTTTCCAACGCAGCCGCCCTCTCATCTACGATCGACAGCGCCGCCCTCTCATCTGCACACAACGTAGCCGGTGTTCACTCCTTCAGAATGGCAGAATCGCAAGAAGAACGTGCTGCAAGTGAGGGTCCTCCTTTATGCACATCACCTAGCCGAAATTCATTAATGGAGGTTGATATAGTTGAACCATTAGTTTGTGTTGCCTCTGAAGTTTCTGAAAATTTAtcaaacaaacaagaaaacttagCCGCCGATGTTGCAGAGCACGGTCACAAGTCAAACAAT TTGTCGGATGTTATGGATGTTGGAAGTGAAGAGATGGAGCCTAGTGATGAG tTACCAGATCATGGTAACCTACAAGAAGACGAGATACCAAGAGTTGGAATGCGATTTGCTCAGTTACAGATGGCGCATGACTTTTATGTGTCCTATGCAAAGAAACCTGGATTTGCAACTAAGATAAGGACGACAACATTTGACAAGATCACGAAGGCTCCCATTAATCAAGCTATACACTGTAATCGCGACGGGATCCGCGAGTCTCGTGTTAAAGCACCAACGCAGAAGAATACGATTTCCGCTGCTGTGTGCAAGGCAAGGATATATTTAAAGTTTGATAAAGATGTGCAAGACTGGGTTTTGTTCAAGGTTGACTTGACGCACTCACACCCCTGTTCACCGAGAAAGGCAGTGCACTACCATGAGTATAGGCAGCTGACCATGCATGCGAAGTGCGTGATCAAGGATAATGATGAGGCTGAGATTCGTCCAAATAAGACATTCCTTGCTTTGTCAAATGAGGCTGGTGGCCCCTCTAACCTGGGATTCTCAGAGAAGGATTTAAGAAACTATATAACAGCAAGGCTCCGCAATAGCAACGTGAATGCGGATGTCAGGGAGATGATGAGCTACTTCATGAGAATGAAGGACATCAATCCGAACTTCTTTTACGCGGTGAAGTTGGACGAGGAGTGTAAATTTAAGAGTGCAGTATGGGTTGATGCAAGGTGTAGGGCGTCGTATGAATACTATGGAGACATCATTTCAGTTGATAGCACATATA GCACGGATTACTTTGTGTCGTTTGTTGGGGTCAACCACCATGGTAAATCGACCCTCCTCGGTTGTGCTTTGTTGGGGAATGAAGAAATCGGAAGTTATGAGTGGGTTTTTAGCCAATGGGTGAAGTGCATGGGAACTGCTCCAAAGTGTATCATAACCGATCAATGTTGA
- the LOC127740489 gene encoding protein FAR1-RELATED SEQUENCE 1-like, whose product MNKLPSKLGGYRRYGALYGDLNDIVWNSRTEESFEDDWADFIDEYNLHNNTWLSVSLEHAFYGGYLHSKTSLVQFVHEYDNVLGVKEQRELEDDAMTRGGVSAIDEQVPLVCVKVEEEKLLNDTILCIPYDVHFDRSTQELRCECNLFESSSVLCCHCVEVYHSYKVYKVPSCYVLPRWSKKIKRKHTYVKSSHDVSQSDESHVAFRGLCAHFYNVAQEFVGDDEETALLHLALEETRAKLATHRAKKRSESVAETQTNIGSQSSNDVGVADIQGPSKVTTKGRPKSKRLGSALEKSIKNSRRRKQKNSPPQEVRLDAFQDVNHGSFTGLNVPEQAGGFMSLLSSFNKK is encoded by the exons ATGAATAAGCTACCTTCCAAGCTTGGGGGTTACCGCCGGTACGGAGCTTTGTATGGTGACCTAAACGacattgtgtggaactctcggACGGAGGAGTCATTTGAAGATGATTGGGCTGATTTTATAGATGAGTACAACTTACATAACAACACATGGCTGTCAG TAAGTTTGGAGCACGCATTCTACGGTGGATACTTACACAGTAAAACTAGCTTGGTCCAATTTGTTCATGAATATGACAATGTGCTTGGAGTCAAGGAGCAGAGGGAACTGGAGGATGATGCTATGACTCGAGGGGG AGTTTCTGCAATTGATGAACAGGTTCCATTGGTCTGCGTGAAGGTGGAAGAGGAGAAACTACTCAACGATACTATTCTATGCATTCCGTATGATGTTCACTTTGACCGTTCCACACAGGAGCTTCGTTGTGAGTGCAATCTTTTTGAGAGTTCAAGTGTGTTGTGCTGTCACTGCGTTGAAGTTTACCATTCGTATAAAGTGTACAAAGTACCTTCCTGTTATGTTCTTCCTCGATGGAGCAAGAAGATAAAGCGCAAGCATACGTATGTCAAAAGTAGCCATGATGTCAGTCAGTCGGATGAGAGTCATGTTGCATTCAGGGGACTGTGTGCACACTTCTATAATGTTGCTCAAGAGTTCGTCGGTGACGATGAAGAAACAGCATTGCTGCATCTTGCTTTGGAAGAAACAAGGGCCAAGTTGGCTACGCACCGTGCCAAAAAGAGGTCCGAGAGTGTGGCAGAGACTCAGACCAACATTGGCTCACAGAGTTCGAACGATGTCGGTGTTGCTGACATCCAAGGCCCATCGAAGGTAACCACAAAGGGCAGGCCAAAGAGTAAGAGGCTCGGCTCTGCCCTTGAGAAGTCCATCAAGAATTCAAGACggagaaaacaaaagaattcaCCCCC gcaAGAGGTTCGTCTGGATGCATTTCAAGATGTAAACCATGGTTCTTTTACTGGCCTTAATGTTCCCGAACAAGCCGGTGGTTTCATGTCTTTGTTAAGCTCCTTCAACAAAAAGTAG